The following are from one region of the Stigmatella ashevillena genome:
- a CDS encoding peroxidase family protein, whose translation MPAIHGFLPRNGEGTPLGQYVPSGKFGRLFPSLQPLLPPIAALEELGAAMRDSAPGDPRGDNENIPAGFTYLGQFIDHDITFDTTPIQEVLVDPLALHNFRTPALDLDCVYGRGPDDQPYLYRLPPDDALFVIGHTNSATPAGDPKVKTSLPFDLPRGEQGLAIIGDPRNDENLIVAQVHLALMRFHNKVVEGLRAGTVVPPPSATQATVFEQARKLVIWHYQWIVLNDFLRRVTDKDVLEGVRTKGRSVYLPLTDAFIPVEFSAAAYRLGHSMVREAYDYNDVFTFRNTPRKVVPASLDLLFRFSGRSGTSVPIPSDWIIDFRRFFQLSQGNGSGPGLSRRLDPFLVPTLANIPNHGVRPGINLPVANLKRGRSLGLPSGQNVARRMRIEPLKPKEIAQGPDGEVAAKHNLHVETPLWYYILKEAEQRGGSKRLGPVGSRILSEVFVGLLEQDASSFLASNPQWMPTLPSARPGDFTMADLLTFAGDLAPINDPNNLLPEEASVGDAQPVAAGP comes from the coding sequence ATGCCAGCGATTCATGGCTTTCTGCCACGCAATGGTGAGGGAACGCCCCTGGGGCAGTACGTCCCATCGGGCAAGTTTGGGAGGCTCTTCCCGTCGCTTCAGCCGCTCCTGCCGCCCATTGCGGCGCTGGAGGAACTGGGGGCCGCGATGCGCGACAGCGCTCCCGGGGACCCCCGGGGAGACAACGAGAACATTCCCGCAGGCTTCACGTACCTGGGGCAGTTCATCGACCACGACATCACCTTCGACACCACGCCCATTCAAGAGGTGCTGGTGGACCCGCTGGCGCTCCACAATTTCCGCACGCCCGCGCTGGACCTGGACTGCGTCTATGGCCGGGGCCCGGACGACCAACCCTACCTCTACCGGCTCCCTCCCGATGACGCGCTCTTCGTCATCGGGCACACCAACTCGGCCACGCCAGCAGGGGACCCGAAGGTCAAGACCTCTCTCCCGTTCGATCTCCCGCGGGGCGAGCAGGGCCTGGCCATCATCGGAGACCCGCGCAACGACGAGAACCTCATCGTCGCGCAGGTGCACCTGGCCCTCATGCGCTTCCACAACAAGGTGGTCGAGGGGCTGAGGGCCGGCACCGTCGTCCCTCCGCCGTCAGCCACCCAGGCCACCGTGTTCGAGCAGGCCCGCAAGCTTGTCATCTGGCATTACCAATGGATCGTCCTGAACGACTTCCTGCGGCGGGTGACCGACAAGGACGTGCTTGAAGGCGTGCGGACCAAGGGACGCTCGGTCTACCTCCCGCTCACGGATGCGTTCATCCCGGTGGAGTTCTCCGCCGCCGCATACCGCCTGGGTCACAGCATGGTGCGCGAGGCCTACGACTACAACGATGTCTTCACCTTCCGGAACACCCCGCGCAAGGTGGTGCCGGCGTCGCTCGATCTGCTGTTCCGCTTCTCCGGGCGCTCGGGCACCAGCGTGCCCATTCCCAGCGACTGGATCATCGACTTCCGGCGCTTCTTCCAGCTCTCCCAGGGCAACGGGAGTGGGCCCGGTCTCAGCCGCAGGTTGGATCCGTTCCTCGTGCCCACGCTCGCGAACATCCCCAACCACGGCGTCAGGCCTGGCATCAACCTGCCCGTCGCCAACCTCAAGCGTGGGCGCAGCCTGGGCCTGCCCTCGGGGCAGAACGTGGCCCGGCGCATGCGCATCGAGCCCCTCAAGCCCAAGGAGATCGCCCAGGGGCCCGATGGCGAAGTCGCCGCGAAGCACAACCTGCATGTGGAGACCCCCCTCTGGTACTACATCCTCAAGGAGGCCGAGCAGCGAGGGGGCAGCAAGCGGCTCGGTCCCGTGGGCAGCCGCATTCTGTCCGAGGTCTTCGTGGGTCTGCTCGAGCAGGATGCGAGCTCGTTCCTCGCCAGCAATCCCCAGTGGATGCCCACCCTGCCCTCGGCCCGGCCCGGCGACTTCACCATGGCGGATCTGCTCACCTTCGCGGGGGACCTGGCACCCATCAACGATCCGAACAACCTGCTGCCAGAAGAGGCTTCGGTCGGTGACGCGCAGCCGGTTGCCGCCGGGCCGTGA
- a CDS encoding annexin, which yields MRVNAGGGSAQTTGTGDAGRAAEEARRAAEAAAKAAAEAAKAAAEVARAQSLGQAEGPRQRAQAAAQQAQQAQQKAQTALDTLKKQPGAPRAEVARAEQALAQATQSARNAATAARTASTNTGSASTFTAASARPQAAAGPPGVTPGYTQAQAGKDADELHRAMKGGVTGLGTDEEAVFRILDKRSPADIAMIRQAFQEHHRLDLNSTIREELSGTDLQRANAILAGKSSNNGAAAIRQQTEGWIGGDKDAVIRTLQDAPPAERKAIARSFQQMYANEFRHVKASSPEEFMEKALSANLNDAQRSQLHHLLATTQASTPGKVTQLETATARSQVHDALQGFFGADSQKVFDTLDKLPPEQRQVLLKDTALQAELKSKLSPEDFSRTRGLLESNPASSDAAKIRGQQQGWFGADKSSILDVLKNTKPENMKALKAAYREQTGKSLESVVRGFGGNDAEVGLRYLHPAAPNDTQAQAQADAERLHRAMDRWGTDAGALREVLGNKSKAQINLISDAYQKKYGKDLRADLGSELSGRDHFEIVQQAFDQGAIDAKAPDAEQQQIARLRAQQTFEQSAGLGLVNKVQTVFKGESDSARLERMLGTAEKKLAQGDRVAASRLTGYATNDIKDVQTSKDSAADMAATAAVAVGTTAAVVLSGGAATPLAIAGYAAVGAGTRTATQMLIKGDSLGSEGIVQQMAVGAVEGATAVVPVPKGLGGATVTQGAEAAVKQTLGQQLRGTAVRSGWESGIGGAASGALDQALQDGTWDNGFAEGMSRVVQSSASNAVIGAVVGAGTGAGLETAGHALKPREVAVVANPAFEGRTTQAVYRDGRVRIEKGPNATDVDVQAHMATAKHLQGYEGPIGQVRKLRDRLNQALTGKPGYGTQGFESQLEVKKLKEMIHTLETQEAHIASSVQRLGEKANLSPVDLESIQREIGDLRKQLDAHSAQVDSLAPPRGFVAAQDVSKSDAAAKAAGMPPPPDGYFYRLKNDKFEVVRHGDLEKDKLLFDPETREFVRDDGVRIEPKFAAGTTPTEAFRQLGADKPDSDFGKWIATMEREGLANRDTLVQQLRADPGGLNFSTVRHELKEKYAQALLDRATDPKRLETMSAFQEVFAKTKDRQQALNAASHTEMLRLSEGLGASDKGSLGERWYVKTFDNGGFRTHVSITQAAAKEAGISLESGRVLDVLDGKVIRELKNVTTPLGLREKTQIQDLVVLAKSKFSVGEKPINSVTEVMLAPKGVKANAKWMHDMLNPENRLPLQFEIFNEKGVSKLITPENRDLLADPVRLENFLAGKAD from the coding sequence ATGAGAGTCAACGCAGGCGGCGGCAGCGCACAGACCACGGGCACGGGCGATGCGGGCAGGGCTGCGGAGGAAGCCCGGCGCGCGGCGGAAGCTGCGGCGAAGGCCGCGGCCGAGGCCGCGAAGGCTGCGGCCGAAGTGGCCCGCGCTCAGAGTCTGGGACAGGCTGAGGGGCCGCGGCAGCGTGCCCAGGCCGCGGCCCAGCAGGCTCAACAGGCCCAACAGAAGGCACAGACCGCACTCGACACATTGAAGAAGCAGCCCGGCGCGCCCCGTGCGGAAGTGGCTCGCGCCGAGCAGGCCTTGGCGCAGGCCACGCAGTCGGCGCGCAACGCGGCCACCGCGGCGCGGACCGCAAGCACCAACACGGGCTCGGCCAGCACCTTCACTGCGGCGTCGGCCCGGCCTCAGGCGGCTGCGGGTCCTCCGGGTGTCACCCCAGGCTACACCCAGGCGCAGGCCGGAAAGGACGCCGACGAACTGCACCGCGCCATGAAGGGCGGCGTCACTGGCCTCGGCACGGATGAGGAGGCCGTCTTCCGTATCCTCGACAAGCGCAGCCCCGCGGACATCGCGATGATCCGCCAGGCCTTCCAGGAGCACCACCGGCTGGACCTGAACTCGACGATTCGTGAAGAGTTGAGCGGTACGGACCTGCAGCGCGCCAACGCCATCCTCGCCGGCAAATCGAGTAACAATGGCGCGGCGGCCATCCGCCAGCAGACCGAGGGCTGGATCGGCGGCGACAAAGACGCGGTCATCCGGACGCTTCAGGATGCCCCACCTGCCGAGCGCAAAGCCATCGCCCGCTCGTTCCAACAGATGTACGCGAACGAGTTCCGCCACGTGAAGGCCTCCTCGCCCGAGGAGTTCATGGAGAAGGCGCTCTCCGCCAACCTCAATGATGCGCAGCGCTCGCAACTCCATCACCTGCTGGCCACCACGCAGGCCTCCACGCCGGGCAAGGTGACGCAGCTCGAGACCGCCACCGCGCGCAGCCAGGTGCACGACGCGCTCCAGGGCTTCTTTGGCGCCGACAGCCAGAAGGTCTTCGATACCCTGGACAAGCTGCCGCCCGAGCAACGGCAAGTGCTCCTCAAAGACACCGCGCTCCAGGCTGAGCTGAAAAGCAAGCTGTCCCCCGAGGACTTCTCGCGCACCCGAGGGCTGCTGGAGAGCAACCCGGCTTCCTCCGACGCGGCGAAGATCCGCGGCCAGCAGCAGGGCTGGTTCGGTGCGGACAAGTCCTCCATCCTCGACGTGCTCAAGAACACCAAGCCCGAGAACATGAAGGCCCTCAAGGCCGCCTACCGGGAGCAGACGGGCAAATCGCTGGAGAGCGTGGTGCGCGGCTTCGGTGGCAATGATGCCGAGGTGGGCCTGCGCTACCTCCACCCTGCGGCACCCAATGACACCCAGGCCCAGGCTCAGGCAGACGCGGAGCGGCTGCACCGCGCCATGGACCGATGGGGCACGGATGCGGGGGCGTTGCGCGAGGTGCTGGGCAACAAGTCCAAGGCGCAGATCAACCTCATCTCCGATGCCTATCAAAAGAAGTACGGCAAGGATCTGCGCGCGGATTTGGGTTCGGAACTCTCCGGCCGGGACCACTTTGAAATCGTCCAGCAGGCGTTCGACCAGGGCGCCATCGATGCGAAGGCGCCGGACGCGGAGCAGCAGCAGATCGCGAGGCTGCGGGCGCAGCAGACGTTCGAACAGAGCGCCGGGCTCGGTCTCGTCAACAAGGTTCAGACAGTCTTCAAGGGCGAGTCGGACTCAGCCCGGCTGGAGCGAATGCTGGGCACGGCCGAGAAGAAACTGGCCCAGGGAGACCGGGTGGCGGCCAGCCGTCTGACGGGCTACGCCACCAACGACATCAAGGACGTACAGACATCGAAGGACAGCGCGGCGGATATGGCGGCCACGGCGGCGGTCGCGGTGGGGACGACGGCGGCGGTGGTGCTCTCTGGCGGCGCGGCCACCCCGCTGGCCATCGCCGGGTACGCGGCGGTAGGCGCGGGCACGCGAACGGCCACGCAGATGTTAATCAAGGGCGATTCACTGGGCAGCGAGGGCATCGTGCAGCAGATGGCAGTGGGCGCGGTGGAAGGGGCCACCGCCGTCGTTCCTGTGCCCAAGGGCCTGGGCGGTGCCACCGTCACACAAGGCGCAGAGGCGGCCGTCAAACAGACGCTAGGCCAGCAATTGCGGGGTACGGCGGTGCGCAGCGGGTGGGAGAGCGGCATCGGCGGCGCCGCCTCGGGGGCGCTGGACCAGGCACTGCAGGATGGGACATGGGACAACGGCTTCGCAGAAGGCATGTCGCGTGTCGTTCAGAGTAGCGCCTCGAATGCCGTTATCGGCGCCGTGGTCGGCGCCGGTACCGGCGCGGGGTTGGAGACCGCGGGCCATGCGCTCAAGCCTCGCGAAGTGGCGGTGGTGGCCAATCCTGCTTTTGAGGGCCGCACCACGCAGGCTGTCTACAGGGACGGACGCGTGCGCATCGAGAAGGGCCCCAATGCGACGGACGTGGACGTCCAGGCACACATGGCCACGGCCAAGCATCTCCAGGGGTACGAGGGGCCCATAGGGCAGGTGCGGAAGCTCCGCGACCGCCTCAACCAGGCCCTCACCGGGAAGCCGGGCTACGGCACTCAGGGCTTCGAGTCGCAGCTCGAGGTGAAGAAGCTCAAGGAGATGATCCACACGCTGGAGACGCAGGAGGCCCACATCGCCAGCAGTGTCCAGCGCCTGGGCGAGAAGGCGAATCTGTCTCCAGTGGATCTTGAGTCCATCCAGCGCGAGATAGGAGATTTGCGCAAGCAACTCGACGCGCACTCAGCGCAGGTGGACTCGCTGGCACCTCCGCGTGGCTTCGTGGCGGCGCAGGACGTCAGCAAGAGCGACGCGGCGGCGAAGGCGGCGGGGATGCCTCCCCCGCCGGACGGGTACTTCTACCGGCTCAAGAACGACAAGTTCGAGGTGGTGCGGCACGGCGACCTAGAGAAGGACAAGCTGCTATTCGACCCAGAGACGCGCGAATTCGTCCGGGACGATGGCGTGCGCATCGAGCCGAAATTCGCTGCGGGCACCACGCCCACCGAGGCCTTCCGGCAGCTAGGAGCCGACAAGCCCGACAGCGACTTCGGCAAGTGGATCGCGACGATGGAGCGCGAGGGCCTGGCCAACAGGGATACCCTCGTGCAGCAGCTTCGCGCCGACCCGGGCGGGCTCAACTTCAGCACTGTCCGGCACGAGCTGAAGGAGAAGTACGCTCAGGCGCTGCTGGACCGAGCCACCGATCCCAAGCGGCTGGAGACGATGAGCGCCTTCCAGGAGGTGTTCGCGAAGACGAAGGACCGCCAGCAGGCGCTCAATGCCGCCAGCCACACGGAGATGCTGCGCCTCAGCGAAGGACTCGGCGCGTCCGACAAGGGCTCGCTCGGCGAGCGCTGGTACGTGAAGACGTTCGACAACGGCGGGTTCCGGACGCACGTCTCCATCACCCAGGCCGCCGCGAAGGAAGCGGGCATTTCTCTGGAGAGTGGCCGTGTCCTTGACGTGCTCGACGGCAAAGTCATCCGCGAGCTGAAGAACGTCACCACTCCGCTCGGGCTGCGCGAGAAGACGCAGATCCAAGATCTCGTTGTCCTGGCGAAGAGCAAGTTCAGCGTCGGGGAGAAGCCTATCAACAGCGTCACCGAGGTCATGCTGGCCCCGAAGGGCGTCAAGGCCAACGCCAAATGGATGCACGACATGTTGAACCCCGAAAATAGGCTTCCGCTCCAGTTCGAGATCTTCAACGAGAAGGGCGTGAGCAAGCTCATCACTCCCGAGAACCGAGACCTGCTCGCTGACCCAGTACGGTTGGAGAACTTTCTGGCGGGAAAGGCGGACTAG